The Streptomyces sp. DG1A-41 genomic sequence GGCCTGGAGCGGCTCGACCGAGCCGGGCCACTCGTCGAGGCCCTCGCTCTCCACGCCGTGCTCGATGCCGCGGGCGAAGAGGATCTGCATGCCGACGCAGATGCCCATGACGGGGCGGCCGCCGGACAGCCTGCGGTCGACGATCCAGTCGCCGCGCGCCTCGCGCAGGCCCTTCATGCAGGAGGCGAAGGCGCCGACGCCCGGCACGAGCAGCCCGTCGGCGTTCATGGCCTTGTCGTAGTCACGCGTGATCTCGACGTCGGCTCCCGCGCGCGCGAGGGCACGCTCGGCGGAGCGGACGTTGCCGAAGCCGTAGTCGAAGACGACTACCTTCTTCTGAGGGGCGCTCAATTCCACACCTCCAGCCTCACGACACCGGCCGCCAGGCACATCGCGGCGCCGATCGAGAGCAGCACGATCAGGCCCTTGGGCATCTTCTGCTTGACGAAGGAGTAGATCCCTCCGACGAGGAACAGGCCGACGACGATCAGCAGGGTCGAGATGCCGTTCACAGGGCGCCCTTCGTGGAGGGGAGGATGCCGGCCGCGCGCGGGTCGCGCTCTGACGCGTAGCGCAGGGCCCGGGCCAGCGCCTTGAACTGGCACTCCACGATGTGGTGCGCGTTGCGCCCGTAGGGCACGTGCACGTGCAGCGCGATCTGCGCCTGGGCCACGAAGGACTCCAGGATGTGCCGCGTCATCGTGGTGTCGTACTCGCCGATCATCGGTGCCATCTTCTCGGGCTCGGTGTGCACGAGGTAGGGGCGGCCGGACAGGTCGACGGTGACCTGGGCGAGGGACTCGTCCAGCGGGACCGTGCAGTTGCCGAAGCGGTAGATGCCGACCTTGTCACCGAGGGCCTGCTTGAAGGCGGCGCCGAGGGCGAGGGCGGTGTCCTCGATGGTGTGGTGCGAGTCGATGTGGAGGTCGCCCTCGGTCTTCACGGTCAGGTCGAACAGACCGTGCCGGCCGAGCTGGTCGAGCATGTGGTCGTAGAAGCCGACGCCGGTGGAGATCTCCGTCTTGCCGGTGCCGTCGAGGTCGATCTCGACGAGGACCGAGGTCTCCTTGGTCGTCCGCTCCACGCGTCCTACGCGGCTCATACGTTCTGCTCCTTCTTCAGCTCACGGACCGCGTCGAGGAACGCGTCGTTCTCTTCGGGGGTTCCGGCGGTGACCCGCAGCCAGCCGGGCACGCCGTTGTCCCGGACCAGGACGCCCCGGTCGAGGATCTTCCGCCAGGCTTCATGGGAGTCGGCG encodes the following:
- the hisB gene encoding imidazoleglycerol-phosphate dehydratase HisB, whose product is MSRVGRVERTTKETSVLVEIDLDGTGKTEISTGVGFYDHMLDQLGRHGLFDLTVKTEGDLHIDSHHTIEDTALALGAAFKQALGDKVGIYRFGNCTVPLDESLAQVTVDLSGRPYLVHTEPEKMAPMIGEYDTTMTRHILESFVAQAQIALHVHVPYGRNAHHIVECQFKALARALRYASERDPRAAGILPSTKGAL
- the hisH gene encoding imidazole glycerol phosphate synthase subunit HisH; its protein translation is MELSAPQKKVVVFDYGFGNVRSAERALARAGADVEITRDYDKAMNADGLLVPGVGAFASCMKGLREARGDWIVDRRLSGGRPVMGICVGMQILFARGIEHGVESEGLDEWPGSVEPLQAEIVPHMGWNTVEAAPGSRLFAGLDADARFYFVHSYAVHDWSLETHNPAMEAPKVTWSTHGKPFVAAVENGALWATQFHPEKSGDAGAQLLTNWIGTL